One window of Leptotrichia sp. oral taxon 498 genomic DNA carries:
- the pyrI gene encoding aspartate carbamoyltransferase regulatory subunit: MSKGKELLIGAIKDGIVIDHIPSKKVFLIVEILKLKNYSQRITVATNMPSSSLVKKGIIKIEDKILQENELNNISLIAPDATINIIEDYEVVEKTKLERLDEVEELVKCDNPKCISNHENIKTKFVRLKEENKYKCFYCEKIISEDEIHLKTK, encoded by the coding sequence ATGAGTAAAGGAAAAGAATTATTAATTGGAGCTATAAAAGACGGAATTGTAATTGACCATATTCCATCGAAAAAAGTTTTTTTGATTGTGGAAATTTTAAAGTTAAAAAATTATTCGCAAAGAATTACAGTTGCTACAAATATGCCAAGCAGTTCGCTTGTGAAAAAAGGGATTATAAAAATTGAAGATAAAATTTTGCAGGAAAATGAGCTTAATAATATTTCGCTTATTGCGCCAGATGCTACAATAAATATTATTGAAGATTATGAAGTTGTGGAAAAAACGAAATTAGAAAGACTGGATGAAGTTGAAGAACTTGTGAAATGCGATAATCCAAAATGTATTTCAAATCACGAAAATATTAAGACAAAATTTGTAAGATTAAAAGAAGAAAATAAATACAAGTGTTTTTATTGCGAAAAAATAATTTCAGAAGATGAAATTCATTTAAAAACTAAATAA
- the pyrB gene encoding aspartate carbamoyltransferase, which translates to MKKDIISMNDMAKEEIMEILRLAKKIENTPEEEKLKILSGKIVSTLFFEPSTRTKMSFESAAYRLGANVLQLPPAEYSSLKKGESFLDTIKMVESYSDVIVVRHPFDGAARLASVASIKPVINAGDGSNQHPSQTLLDLYTILEEKGTLENLSIAFVGDLKYGRTVHSLMRALTHFNPTVYFVAPQILQMPDYLLENLRKNNIKYEILSDFRDCLDKIDVFYMTRIQKERFLDVDEYEKLKGVYIINKKNIIGKCKEDMIILHPLPRVDEISTDLDSTKHALYFKQAKNGIPIRQAMMLKVLEKEKMV; encoded by the coding sequence ATGAAAAAAGATATTATTTCAATGAATGATATGGCAAAAGAAGAGATAATGGAAATTTTAAGGTTAGCAAAAAAAATTGAAAATACTCCAGAAGAAGAAAAATTAAAAATTTTAAGTGGCAAAATTGTTTCCACTCTTTTTTTTGAACCGAGCACACGGACAAAGATGTCTTTTGAGTCGGCAGCTTATAGATTGGGAGCAAATGTTTTGCAGTTGCCACCAGCGGAATATTCTTCGCTAAAAAAAGGCGAATCATTTTTGGATACAATAAAAATGGTGGAAAGCTATTCTGATGTGATTGTTGTAAGACACCCATTTGACGGAGCGGCAAGACTTGCTTCAGTTGCTTCAATAAAACCTGTCATAAACGCAGGGGATGGTTCAAATCAACATCCAAGCCAAACTTTATTAGATTTATACACAATTTTGGAAGAAAAAGGGACGCTCGAAAATTTATCAATTGCGTTTGTTGGCGATTTAAAATATGGAAGAACAGTTCATTCACTTATGAGAGCGCTAACTCACTTTAATCCAACAGTTTATTTTGTGGCACCGCAAATTTTGCAGATGCCGGATTATTTGCTGGAAAATTTGCGTAAAAATAACATAAAATATGAAATTTTATCTGATTTCAGAGATTGTCTTGATAAAATCGATGTCTTTTATATGACTCGAATTCAAAAAGAGAGATTTCTCGATGTTGATGAATATGAGAAATTAAAGGGAGTTTACATTATAAATAAAAAAAATATTATAGGAAAATGTAAAGAAGATATGATTATTCTGCATCCGCTTCCAAGAGTTGATGAAATTTCGACAGATTTAGATTCGACAAAACATGCGCTGTATTTTAAACAGGCTAAAAACGGAATTCCTATTAGACAAGCAATGATGTTAAAAGTTTTAGAAAAAGAAAAAATGGTATAA
- a CDS encoding DUF4298 domain-containing protein — translation MDDKKTKKAEIAEKIKRIEEMEKILDKSADIFREVNLALDKLEKNFSDYRKLDEYYSSKNWFSDANDYNNGNLPQDLKCGVLSEDAAYDLFGDSHELAIRMVEIAAKMLRR, via the coding sequence ATGGATGATAAAAAAACAAAAAAAGCTGAAATAGCTGAAAAAATAAAAAGAATTGAAGAAATGGAAAAAATTTTGGATAAATCGGCAGATATATTTAGAGAAGTAAATTTGGCGCTAGATAAATTAGAAAAAAATTTTTCAGATTATAGAAAATTAGACGAGTATTACAGCAGTAAAAATTGGTTTTCGGATGCAAACGATTACAATAATGGTAATTTGCCGCAGGACTTAAAATGCGGAGTTTTGAGTGAAGATGCGGCTTATGATTTGTTTGGGGACAGCCATGAGTTGGCGATTAGAATGGTGGAAATTGCGGCGAAGATGCTTAGAAGATAG
- a CDS encoding ATP-dependent helicase → MSILDKLNEEQRKAAEKVEGPVLILAGAGSGKTRTVTYRMAHMIKEKGISPLNILALTFTNKAAREMKERAEELIGSEAQNLVVSTFHAFSVRLLKMYADRIGYDRNFNIYDVDDQKSIITKIKKEMNIGDNDSSKPGVLANRISKLKEQGIGVNELGQQVDLKIPANKIFAQIYQSYNETLKKNNAMDFSDLLVNARKLLDDKFILERIQERYKYIMVDEYQDTNDIQYEIINLIAEKYKNICVVGDEDQSIYAFRGANINNILNFERDYKDAFTVKLEQNYRSTKKILDTANELIKNNKSSKGKNLWTNSSEGEKIKVYNATDIFDEANYIVSEIRKKVKNGASYKNMTILYRTNAQSRILEEKLLAANVPYKIYGGMQFFQRKEIKDILAYLSLLNNRNDNHNFARIINVPKRAVGEKTLQKISEFAIEKNVSMLDALKYVDEISIRATVKPTLKSFYNMMESIHSNLENLSIKEIFEQVLSKTSYIDSLEDNKEDRIKNIEELLNSIIEAEKQNPDISLAEYLDMISLTSSSDNIEEDENYVKLMTIHSSKGLEFDYVFLAGMEEGLFPSISFDTPEEEIEEERRLCYVAITRAKKELFISYASTRKIWGRDDNFRKPSRFLYEMKQDNLEYVGGRFGTLRRSSVAKSVPTIENFNPFSKGGFGRKVKLRKVEKTENSKYKVGQTVTHKKFGSGKIKKVDTKSMTVEFKVGEKKIALILADKILEN, encoded by the coding sequence TTGAGTATTTTAGATAAATTGAATGAAGAACAGAGAAAAGCGGCGGAAAAAGTTGAAGGGCCTGTGTTAATTTTAGCTGGAGCTGGAAGCGGGAAAACGAGAACAGTCACTTACAGAATGGCACATATGATAAAAGAAAAAGGAATTTCACCACTTAACATACTTGCGTTAACTTTTACTAATAAGGCTGCAAGAGAGATGAAGGAAAGAGCTGAAGAACTTATTGGAAGTGAAGCACAAAATTTGGTAGTTTCGACATTTCATGCTTTTTCTGTAAGACTTTTAAAAATGTATGCTGATAGAATTGGATATGACAGAAATTTTAATATTTATGATGTGGATGACCAAAAATCCATTATTACAAAAATAAAAAAAGAAATGAACATTGGAGACAATGACAGTTCAAAACCTGGAGTTTTGGCAAATAGAATTAGTAAATTGAAGGAACAGGGAATTGGCGTGAACGAATTAGGGCAGCAAGTTGACTTGAAAATTCCAGCAAATAAAATTTTTGCACAAATTTATCAAAGTTATAATGAAACTTTGAAAAAAAATAATGCGATGGACTTTTCGGATTTGCTTGTGAATGCAAGAAAATTATTGGACGATAAATTTATTCTTGAACGAATACAAGAGAGATATAAGTACATTATGGTGGATGAATATCAAGATACAAATGATATTCAATACGAGATAATCAATTTGATTGCAGAAAAATATAAAAATATTTGCGTCGTGGGAGATGAAGATCAGAGTATTTACGCTTTTCGTGGAGCAAATATTAACAATATACTGAATTTTGAGCGAGATTACAAAGATGCGTTTACCGTAAAATTGGAGCAGAATTACCGTTCAACTAAAAAGATACTTGATACAGCAAATGAACTTATTAAAAACAATAAAAGCTCGAAAGGAAAAAATCTTTGGACAAATTCTAGTGAAGGAGAAAAAATTAAAGTTTACAACGCCACAGATATTTTTGATGAAGCAAATTACATCGTGTCGGAAATAAGAAAAAAAGTTAAAAATGGAGCTTCTTATAAAAATATGACGATACTTTATCGTACGAATGCACAATCTCGAATATTGGAAGAAAAATTGCTGGCAGCTAATGTACCATATAAAATTTACGGTGGAATGCAGTTTTTTCAAAGGAAGGAAATAAAAGATATTTTGGCATATTTAAGTTTGTTAAATAATAGAAATGACAATCACAATTTTGCAAGAATTATAAATGTTCCAAAAAGAGCAGTTGGAGAAAAGACTCTTCAAAAAATTTCAGAATTTGCGATCGAAAAAAATGTATCAATGTTGGATGCACTGAAATATGTTGATGAAATTTCAATTAGAGCAACTGTAAAGCCAACATTAAAAAGTTTTTATAATATGATGGAAAGTATTCATTCAAACCTTGAAAATTTATCAATAAAAGAGATCTTTGAACAAGTTTTGTCAAAGACAAGCTATATTGATAGCCTTGAAGATAATAAAGAAGATAGAATAAAAAATATAGAAGAACTTTTGAATAGTATAATTGAAGCAGAAAAACAAAATCCAGATATTTCATTAGCTGAATATCTTGATATGATTTCATTAACTTCATCATCGGACAACATCGAAGAAGATGAAAATTATGTAAAACTTATGACAATTCACAGCTCAAAAGGATTGGAATTTGACTATGTATTTTTAGCGGGAATGGAAGAAGGACTATTTCCCTCAATTTCATTTGATACGCCAGAAGAAGAAATTGAAGAAGAGCGAAGACTTTGCTATGTGGCAATTACTCGTGCTAAAAAAGAACTGTTTATTTCTTACGCTTCGACAAGAAAAATTTGGGGAAGAGACGACAACTTTAGAAAACCTTCAAGATTTTTGTATGAGATGAAACAGGATAACTTAGAATATGTTGGTGGAAGATTTGGAACTTTAAGAAGATCTTCTGTAGCCAAAAGTGTTCCAACAATTGAAAACTTTAATCCATTTTCAAAAGGTGGATTTGGTAGAAAAGTTAAGCTAAGAAAAGTTGAAAAAACTGAAAATTCAAAATATAAAGTGGGGCAAACTGTGACTCACAAAAAATTTGGTTCGGGAAAAATAAAAAAAGTTGATACAAAAAGTATGACTGTGGAATTTAAAGTTGGAGAGAAAAAAATTGCGTTGATACTTGCCGATAAAATTTTGGAAAATTAA
- a CDS encoding endonuclease/exonuclease/phosphatase family protein — protein MKKKIIKGLIFIIIILGLFCCSKKKNTDLDLGSGINRSENTVLIASFNALRLGEKQKDYLAFAKILANFDLIGIEEVMNEKGVKKVKAQLEKLTQENWNYIISDHSVGSENYREFYAFIYRKNKFLEAKPVGFYVEKDENEFMREPFGAYFKSGNFDFVYIIAHSVFGDKEKQRLIEASNYANVYEYFSKLTDEDDIIIAGDFNMSADSLAFKNLSEKYDVSYILDPKENPTTLSDTKLVSSYDNFFINRKKTKEFTGNSGVYNFIKNDNYAEIKKYVSDHLLIFSEYSTTSE, from the coding sequence GTGAAAAAAAAGATAATAAAAGGGTTAATATTTATAATTATCATTTTAGGTTTATTTTGCTGTTCAAAAAAGAAAAATACTGATTTAGATTTAGGAAGTGGGATTAATCGGAGTGAAAATACAGTTTTAATTGCTTCGTTTAATGCGTTAAGACTTGGAGAAAAGCAAAAGGATTATTTAGCATTTGCAAAAATTTTGGCAAATTTTGATTTGATTGGGATAGAAGAGGTTATGAATGAAAAAGGTGTAAAAAAAGTGAAAGCTCAATTGGAAAAATTGACGCAAGAAAATTGGAATTATATAATTTCAGATCATTCTGTGGGAAGTGAAAATTATCGGGAATTTTATGCTTTTATTTACAGAAAAAATAAATTTTTGGAAGCAAAGCCAGTCGGATTTTATGTGGAAAAGGATGAAAATGAGTTTATGCGGGAACCTTTTGGCGCATATTTTAAAAGTGGAAACTTCGATTTTGTCTACATCATAGCGCACTCGGTTTTCGGGGACAAAGAAAAGCAAAGACTTATTGAAGCTTCAAATTATGCGAATGTCTACGAATATTTTTCAAAACTCACAGACGAAGATGACATAATTATTGCGGGAGATTTTAACATGTCTGCGGATAGCTTAGCTTTTAAAAATTTGTCTGAAAAATACGATGTTTCATATATTTTAGACCCAAAGGAAAACCCAACAACATTATCGGACACTAAACTTGTAAGTTCATACGACAATTTTTTTATTAATCGTAAAAAAACAAAAGAATTTACTGGAAATTCTGGAGTTTATAACTTTATAAAAAATGATAATTATGCTGAAATTAAAAAATATGTGTCAGATCATTTATTAATTTTTTCAGAATATTCGACGACGAGTGAATGA
- a CDS encoding thymidine kinase, producing MENPKIGTLEVITGSMFSGKSEELIRRLRRAKFAKQKVVTFKHSVDNRYGENGVFSHRKESIFAYPVKDVAEMEKIMDENIDAEIIGIDEVQFFGDEIVDFCKKYVNFGKRVIVAGLDLSFRAEPYEPVPELMAIADEVDKLHAICTVCGKPAYASQRLLDGKPAYYEDPLVMVGTSENYEARCKRHFIINHRNEKKAKIYFFVGTEINVGKKFVEEMYIKNLAKHENIKSETIILSGNILNCEKNALKNLRKKVGEKISKNDFLFVRITGGILLPIEKNYTILDFMCELRKDSEVIIVSKNKKGALNQILVMADLIKKSDLNLREIVYKKTSNNNEIEENQIIEKISKLAGIGYRMI from the coding sequence ATGGAAAATCCTAAAATAGGAACACTCGAAGTAATAACTGGAAGTATGTTTTCTGGGAAAAGTGAAGAACTTATAAGACGACTCAGAAGAGCGAAATTTGCAAAACAAAAAGTTGTTACATTTAAACATTCTGTCGATAATAGATATGGAGAAAATGGCGTATTTTCTCATAGAAAAGAAAGTATTTTTGCATATCCGGTAAAAGATGTCGCTGAAATGGAAAAAATTATGGATGAAAATATTGATGCTGAAATTATTGGAATTGATGAAGTTCAGTTTTTTGGTGATGAAATTGTGGATTTTTGTAAGAAATATGTAAATTTTGGAAAAAGAGTGATTGTGGCGGGGCTTGATTTAAGTTTTAGAGCAGAGCCGTATGAGCCTGTTCCAGAACTTATGGCAATTGCTGACGAAGTTGATAAATTACATGCTATTTGTACCGTTTGCGGAAAACCTGCTTATGCGAGTCAAAGACTTTTAGATGGGAAACCTGCGTATTATGAAGATCCGCTTGTGATGGTTGGAACAAGTGAAAATTACGAAGCTAGATGTAAAAGGCATTTTATTATAAATCACAGAAATGAAAAAAAAGCTAAAATTTATTTTTTTGTTGGAACTGAAATTAATGTTGGAAAAAAATTTGTTGAAGAAATGTATATAAAAAATTTGGCAAAACATGAAAATATTAAAAGTGAAACGATAATTCTAAGTGGAAATATTTTAAATTGTGAAAAAAATGCGCTAAAAAATTTGCGGAAAAAAGTTGGAGAAAAAATTTCAAAAAATGATTTTTTGTTTGTGAGAATTACAGGTGGGATTTTGCTTCCAATTGAAAAAAATTATACAATTTTGGATTTTATGTGTGAGTTACGAAAAGATTCTGAAGTTATAATTGTTTCAAAAAATAAAAAGGGAGCTTTGAATCAAATTTTGGTCATGGCTGATCTGATAAAAAAATCGGATTTAAATTTAAGAGAAATTGTTTATAAAAAGACTAGCAATAATAATGAAATTGAAGAAAATCAAATAATTGAAAAAATTTCTAAATTAGCTGGAATTGGGTATAGAATGATTTAG
- the efp gene encoding elongation factor P, protein MKPAAELRQGSTYRKDNIPYLILKAERHQSTSGKRQRAAEVKFKTKELISGKIQEITVLATELMDDIILDRNQMQFLYESDGDYNFMDQETFEQIALTAEDLGDAVNFLEEEMIIQVLMYEGRPVGVELPNTVIREITYTEPGLKGDTIGRATKPATLANGYSLQVPLFVVIGDKIKIDTRTGEYIERAN, encoded by the coding sequence ATGAAACCAGCAGCAGAATTAAGACAGGGAAGTACATACAGAAAGGACAACATACCATATTTAATACTAAAAGCTGAAAGACATCAATCGACATCAGGAAAAAGACAAAGAGCGGCAGAAGTAAAATTTAAGACAAAAGAATTAATTTCTGGAAAAATTCAAGAAATTACAGTACTTGCTACCGAACTTATGGACGACATTATTTTAGATAGAAATCAAATGCAATTTTTGTACGAGAGCGACGGCGATTACAACTTTATGGATCAGGAAACTTTTGAGCAAATAGCATTAACAGCAGAAGATTTAGGAGATGCAGTAAACTTTTTAGAAGAAGAAATGATTATTCAAGTATTGATGTATGAAGGAAGACCAGTTGGTGTGGAACTACCTAATACGGTAATTAGGGAAATCACTTATACTGAGCCAGGATTAAAAGGAGATACAATCGGAAGAGCAACAAAACCTGCAACACTAGCAAATGGTTACAGCTTACAGGTTCCTTTATTTGTCGTAATTGGAGATAAAATCAAAATTGACACAAGAACTGGAGAATACATCGAAAGAGCAAATTAA
- the thrB gene encoding homoserine kinase has product MGLKFKVRVPGTSANIGVGYDCLGVALDYFLEMEVEESDKIEFFENGKPFPIPIEENLIFEAIKYTEKHLVKNIPSYKVNITRNDIPISRGLGSSSSAIVAGILIANKFAGDVLDMDKIAELAVEMEGHPDNVVPAIFGGMVLTAHDKDKLVYSSLLSSDDLCFYVMIPDFKLSTEKARSVLPNSYLVSDVINNMSKLGLLVNAFSKGEYQNLRFLLGDKIHQPYRFALINDSEKIFEMSKKYGALGEYISGAGPTLISLNYDNDEFLENMRKELEKLPDKWTIEKKKINLYGAEVF; this is encoded by the coding sequence ATGGGTTTAAAATTTAAAGTTAGAGTACCGGGAACTTCTGCAAATATTGGTGTTGGTTATGATTGTCTGGGAGTTGCACTAGATTATTTTTTGGAAATGGAAGTTGAAGAGAGCGATAAAATTGAGTTTTTTGAAAATGGAAAACCTTTTCCAATACCGATTGAAGAAAATTTAATTTTTGAAGCGATAAAATATACTGAAAAACATTTGGTAAAAAATATTCCAAGCTACAAAGTGAATATTACAAGAAACGACATTCCTATTTCTCGTGGGCTTGGGAGTAGCTCATCAGCAATTGTTGCGGGAATTTTAATTGCAAATAAATTTGCTGGAGATGTTTTGGACATGGATAAAATCGCAGAATTAGCTGTAGAAATGGAAGGACATCCAGACAATGTCGTACCTGCAATATTTGGAGGAATGGTCTTGACTGCTCACGACAAGGATAAATTGGTGTATAGTTCGCTTCTTAGTTCAGATGACTTATGTTTTTATGTTATGATACCAGATTTTAAATTATCAACTGAGAAAGCTAGAAGTGTACTTCCAAATTCTTATTTAGTTTCGGATGTAATTAACAATATGTCAAAACTTGGGTTATTAGTAAATGCTTTTAGCAAAGGAGAATATCAAAATTTAAGATTTTTATTGGGAGATAAAATTCATCAGCCTTATAGATTTGCACTTATAAACGATTCTGAAAAAATATTTGAAATGTCGAAAAAATATGGAGCATTGGGAGAATACATAAGTGGTGCGGGACCAACTTTAATCTCGCTTAATTATGACAACGATGAATTTTTGGAAAATATGAGAAAAGAACTTGAAAAATTGCCAGATAAATGGACTATTGAAAAGAAAAAAATAAATTTATATGGAGCTGAAGTTTTTTGA
- a CDS encoding PTS transporter subunit EIIC yields MLGIGNFLQANLPFLGGKSFKDISELARVILFFTDWIGGAVFGMLPVLVCWSTVRKFKGNEALGIVLGLMLVAGTMLNAYVYGDISSSKELAGAGVHLKDILINGSAKYAHLFGGKDPFNIEAGKHVLNLGFTKLMLVGYQAQVLPAMFAGIALCYIEGFFNKRTPEVLKLVWVPFITLIVTGFLTILFIGPFARTLGEWLVAIFAFLFKTPGLKYVGALLFGSTYAPLVITGLHHTFIAVDLQLAAASGGTFIWPLIALSNMAQSGAVFATYFIYKKDKKQESVSLSSTVSACFGITEPALFGANLKYMYPFYAAITASALAAVISTGFNVLANGIGVGGIALAFLSIKFEGAHQLGFWLASIVAFGLAFVLTFVFSKNPKLNKGSLTN; encoded by the coding sequence ATGCTTGGTATTGGAAACTTTTTACAAGCTAATTTACCATTTTTAGGTGGAAAATCATTTAAAGATATTTCGGAATTAGCAAGAGTTATTTTATTCTTTACAGACTGGATTGGTGGAGCTGTATTCGGAATGCTGCCAGTATTAGTTTGCTGGTCTACAGTTAGAAAGTTCAAGGGGAACGAAGCTCTTGGTATTGTGCTAGGATTGATGTTAGTAGCAGGAACTATGTTAAATGCCTATGTTTACGGTGATATTTCTTCAAGTAAGGAATTGGCAGGTGCAGGAGTTCACCTAAAAGATATTTTAATTAATGGTTCAGCTAAATATGCTCATTTATTTGGTGGAAAAGATCCGTTTAACATTGAGGCAGGAAAGCATGTGTTAAATTTAGGATTTACAAAATTAATGTTAGTTGGATATCAGGCACAAGTATTGCCAGCAATGTTTGCAGGAATTGCATTATGTTATATTGAAGGTTTCTTTAATAAGAGAACACCAGAAGTATTAAAATTAGTGTGGGTTCCATTTATTACATTGATAGTTACAGGATTCTTAACAATTTTATTCATTGGACCATTTGCTAGAACATTAGGAGAATGGTTAGTTGCAATATTTGCGTTCTTATTTAAGACACCGGGGCTAAAATATGTTGGAGCACTTTTATTTGGTTCAACTTATGCACCATTGGTTATAACAGGACTACATCACACATTTATAGCAGTTGATTTACAATTGGCGGCAGCTTCGGGTGGAACATTCATTTGGCCATTGATTGCACTGTCAAATATGGCACAATCAGGTGCAGTTTTTGCAACATACTTTATTTACAAAAAAGATAAAAAACAAGAATCAGTATCGTTATCTTCAACTGTATCAGCTTGTTTTGGGATTACAGAACCAGCTTTATTTGGGGCAAACTTGAAATATATGTACCCATTTTATGCAGCAATAACAGCTTCAGCATTAGCAGCAGTTATTTCTACTGGATTTAACGTATTGGCAAATGGAATCGGAGTTGGAGGAATTGCATTAGCATTCCTATCAATTAAATTTGAAGGTGCTCATCAATTAGGATTCTGGTTAGCTTCAATAGTTGCTTTTGGATTGGCATTCGTATTGACATTTGTATTCTCTAAAAATCCAAAATTAAACAAAGGAAGTTTAACAAATTAA
- the serA gene encoding phosphoglycerate dehydrogenase, protein MFKILVGEYIDDEAISHLKEAKDIKVDVKIGIKREEILDIIQDYDALIVRSVIKVDKELLDRAKNLKIVGRAGNGVDNINIPEATAHGVIVANTPDSNTVSACEIAIGLMIASARNIVSANNFIKSGKWEREIFVGNELFEKTLGIIGLGRIGSLMAKRMKAFGMNLIAYDPYISDEIFKRNNCEKANTLDELLKKSDVITIHTPKTNETINIINSENISKLKDGVRLVNAARGGLFNEEAVAEGLRSGKIASFGYDVHSVEPRSECVLYEFENAIATPHIGATTYEAQRNVGTQVVKQVLNGLRGEIVETAVNLPSIGREEYLIVKPYINLAEKLGKIYFQIEKNPISNIVINYYGEIAQQETALVDATAIKGILEPVLKEEVNYINSRPLAEKRGINISINKKDEKYKNYASAIEFVVSNEEGHKVHVVGTIGINGEERIVNIKKHDVDMAISDNMIYLGNDDVPGVIGAVGATLGKAGVNIATMNVGRRDNSAIMLLTVDSEVEGNALRNLRKLSQIKWAHYLDLKL, encoded by the coding sequence ATGTTCAAAATACTAGTTGGAGAATATATTGATGATGAAGCAATTTCACATTTAAAAGAGGCAAAAGATATAAAAGTGGATGTGAAAATTGGAATTAAAAGAGAAGAAATCTTAGATATTATACAAGATTATGACGCTTTAATTGTGAGAAGTGTTATTAAAGTTGACAAAGAATTGCTTGATAGAGCTAAAAATTTAAAAATAGTAGGTCGTGCTGGGAATGGAGTTGATAATATCAATATTCCCGAAGCTACTGCACACGGAGTAATTGTTGCAAATACGCCTGACAGCAACACAGTTTCGGCTTGTGAAATTGCAATTGGACTTATGATAGCGTCAGCAAGAAATATAGTTTCAGCAAATAATTTTATAAAAAGCGGAAAATGGGAAAGAGAAATTTTTGTTGGAAATGAATTATTTGAAAAAACATTGGGAATCATTGGTCTAGGAAGAATTGGAAGTCTTATGGCAAAGAGAATGAAAGCGTTTGGAATGAATTTAATTGCATATGATCCATATATTTCTGATGAAATATTTAAGAGAAATAATTGTGAAAAAGCAAATACGCTTGATGAACTTTTAAAAAAATCAGATGTAATTACAATTCATACACCGAAGACAAATGAAACAATAAATATAATAAATTCTGAAAATATTTCTAAGTTAAAAGATGGAGTTAGACTTGTCAATGCGGCTCGTGGAGGATTATTTAATGAAGAGGCAGTTGCAGAAGGTCTAAGAAGTGGGAAAATAGCAAGTTTCGGTTACGATGTTCACTCAGTTGAGCCAAGAAGTGAATGTGTACTTTATGAATTTGAAAATGCGATTGCAACACCACATATCGGAGCGACAACTTACGAAGCGCAAAGAAATGTTGGAACTCAAGTTGTAAAACAAGTATTAAACGGACTTCGTGGAGAAATCGTGGAAACAGCGGTGAACTTGCCGTCAATTGGAAGAGAAGAATATTTAATCGTAAAACCTTATATAAATTTAGCTGAAAAATTGGGAAAAATTTATTTTCAAATTGAAAAAAATCCAATTTCAAATATCGTAATTAATTATTACGGTGAAATAGCCCAGCAAGAAACAGCATTAGTTGATGCAACTGCAATAAAAGGGATTTTGGAGCCTGTATTAAAAGAAGAAGTGAATTACATAAATTCAAGACCGCTTGCTGAAAAAAGAGGAATTAATATTTCAATAAATAAAAAAGATGAAAAGTACAAAAATTACGCGTCAGCAATTGAATTTGTTGTAAGTAATGAAGAAGGGCATAAAGTTCATGTTGTCGGAACAATTGGGATAAATGGTGAAGAGAGAATAGTAAACATCAAAAAACACGATGTCGACATGGCAATTTCAGATAACATGATTTATCTTGGAAATGACGATGTTCCAGGAGTAATTGGAGCTGTTGGAGCAACATTAGGAAAAGCTGGTGTGAATATTGCAACAATGAATGTTGGAAGAAGAGATAACAGTGCTATAATGCTACTTACTGTGGATAGTGAAGTAGAAGGAAATGCGCTTAGAAATTTGAGAAAATTAAGTCAAATTAAATGGGCTCATTATTTGGATTTGAAATTATAA